The Populus nigra chromosome 14, ddPopNigr1.1, whole genome shotgun sequence genome has a segment encoding these proteins:
- the LOC133673090 gene encoding probable LRR receptor-like serine/threonine-protein kinase At5g10290, whose amino-acid sequence MMSMKMELVLAALILAYLQSFVLSNLQGDALSALKLSMNVPDNQLKDWNPNQVTPCTWTNVICDSNEHVISVTLSGINCSGTLSPKIGVLKTLNTLTLKGNGITGGIPKEFGNLTSLTSLDLENNRLSGEIPSSLGNLKRLQFLTLGQNNLSGAIPESLAGLQNLINILLNSNNLSGQIPDHLFQVPKYNFTGNHLNCGGPNLHSCESHNSDSGGSHKSKTGVIVGVVGGFTVLFLFGGLLFFVCKGRHKGYKREVFVDVAGEVDQRIAFGQLKRFSWRELQLATDHFSEKNILGQGGFGKVYKGVLADNTKIAVKRLTDFESPGGDAAFQREVEMISVAVHRNLLRLIGFCTTTTERLLVYPFMQNLSVAYCLRERKPEEPVLDWTTRKRVALGAARGLEYLHEHCNPKIIHRDVKAANVLLDEDFEAVVGDFGLAKLVDVRKTNVTTQVRGTMGHIAPEYLSTGKSSERTDVFGYGIMLLELVTGQRAIDFSRLEEEDDVLLLDHVKKLEREKRLDAIVDRNLNKNYNIQEVEMMIQVALLCTQASPENRPAMSEVVRMLEGEGLAERWEEWQHVEVTRMQEYERLQRRFDWGEDSVYNQDAIELSGGR is encoded by the exons ATGATGTCAATGAAGATGGAACTGGTTCTTGCAGCTTTAATATTGGCTTACTTGCAGTCTTTTGTATTGTCCAACTTGCAAG GAGATGCCCTATCTGCATTGAAGCTTTCGATGAATGTTCCAGACAATCAATTGAAAGATTGGAACCCAAATCAAGTTACTCCATGTACTTGGACGAATGTTATCTGTGACAGTAATGAACATGTCATTTCTGT AACGCTGTCTGGCATCAACTGTTCTGGGACCTTGTCTCCTAAGATAGGAGTTCTAAAGACTCTTAATACACT AACATTGAAAGGGAATGGCATAACTGGTGGGATACCAAAAGAGTTTGGAAATTTGACAAGTTTAACCAGCTTGGATTTGGAAAATAATCGTTTAAGCGGTGAAATACCGTCTTCCTTGGGCAATCTTAAAAGGCTACAATTTCT GACATTGGGTCAAAATAATCTCAGTGGAGCTATCCCTGAATCACTTGCTGGTCTTCAAAACTTGATCAACAT TCTGCTCAATTCAAATAATCTCAGTGGTCAAATTCCAGATCATTTATTCCAAGTTCCTAAATACAA TTTCACAGGAAACCACTTAAATTGTGGCGGACCAAATTTGCATAGCTGCGAGTCTCATAATAGCGATTCAG GTGGTTCGCATAAGTCAAAGACTGGAGTTATAGTTGGAGTTGTGGGAGGATTCacagttctttttctttttggaggCTTGCTATTTTTTGTTTGCAAGGGTAGACACAAAGGCTACAAACGTGAAGTATTTGTAGATGTTGCAG GTGAAGTGGATCAAAGAATAGCATTCGGTCAGTTAAAAAGGTTTTCATGGAGGGAACTACAGCTTGCAACGGACCACTTCAGTGAAAAAAATATCCTTGGACAGGGAGGTTTTGGAAAGGTTTATAAGGGAGTGCTTGCTGATAATACCAAAATTGCGGTTAAGCGTTTAACTGATTTTGAAAGTCCTGGGGGTGATGCAGCATTCCAACGTGAAGTTGAGATGATAAGTGTAGCTGTTCACAGGAACCTATTACGTCTGATAGGGTTTTGCACAACAACTACAGAACGCCTCTTGGTGTATCCATTCATGCAGAATTTAAGTGTGGCCTACTGTCTAAGAg AACGTAAACCCGAGGAGCCTGTTTTAGATTGGACAACCAGAAAAAGAGTGGCCTTAGGTGCAGCACGTGGGCTGGAATACCTTCATGAGCACTGCAATCCTAAAATTATTCATCGTGATGTGAAAGCAGCTAATGTACTACTGGACGAAGATTTTGAAGCAGTTGTTGGGGATTTTGGCCTTGCGAAGCTGGTGGATGTGAGAAAGACCAATGTGACAACTCAAGTTCGCGGGACAATGGGCCACATAGCACCAGAATACTTGTCCACTGGCAAGTCATCTGAAAGGACCGATGTCTTTGGGTATGGTATTATGCTTCTAGAGCTTGTTACAGGTCAACGGGCAATTGACTTTTCACGTCTGGAAGAAGAGGATGATGTCTTATTGCTTGACCAT GTCAAGAAGCTGGAGAGGGAGAAAAGACTGGATGCTATTGTCGATCGCAACCTAAATAAAAACTACAACATCCAGGAGGTGGAGATGATGATACAAGTCGCCTTGCTCTGTACCCAAGCATCACCAGAGAACCGTCCAGCAATGTCAGAGGTTGTGCGGATGCTGGAAGGAGAGGGGCTAGCTGAGAGGTGGGAAGAATGGCAGCACGTTGAAGTTACACGCATGCAAGAATACGAAAGATTGCAGAGACGATTTGACTGGGGAGAAGATTCGGTTTATAACCAAGATGCTATTGAGTTATCTGGTGGAAGATGA